From the genome of Desulfomicrobium apsheronum, one region includes:
- a CDS encoding PAS domain S-box protein → MDRNGVGGRLRLYRQLRNLTQESLSEVIGVTKQHLGQIERGQCNPSLDFLSKAASALDTHIASFFLGNGNDSVMFNAHSFPEGDGGVRPFSTCGLWMLSGPGGKNIWSKSLCRMLGHTSVRVPSLTQFCKHLTTDAAVAFRAFFAQVLEGDVPDSMIFAVTRKDGVQRKVQAVAEILNGDGRDDPAETAYIIFWDMTDWLETRRIYHYTQQELNDTIRDRTAALSSAVLTARRELELRQDAERAVQQAHGNLSRLVQTIPVIVYSRSFEGSTTYYCSPQAHDVLGYNPGESDTSGGFWTDRIHPEDAALYQAALEQASRSGSLDVEYRVLNEAGRVMWLHDKAVMTDEGDGLVMHGVATDITQQKNEIETRKALERKSMQLDTMLRLICDNVPDMIWAKDLEKKYIFANKAVCETLLGACDTSEPIGKTDLFFAQRERARYPGNPDWHSFGEICRDTDQITIDSAGAKQFDEYGNIAGKFLFLDVRKAPLFDENGAMIGTVGSARDVTVQKRMEKELEAGNIALRAILDSIPADICVLDVDTDEVLFMNASMRESSEKFGSNPHDCQQPHGRSEGLHPDRDEAGDKTLSWEALDPQTGKWNLYFDRPVSWFDGRPARIRIAMDISARMQAQTLLKKAAEEQQLLLENIQTQVWYLTDEQTYGAVNGAHAAFGGLAMEDMAYRDIYDIYPADVADICRQGNERVFFSGRPVRTEEWFPHFSGDRRLVSILKSPKLRSDGTVEYVVCSAEDITERWRSEEALKKAKELAEEASRVKSGFLASMSHEIRTPINGIMGMLQLLQTTELSADQDAFVDMAVRSCDRLVRLLSDIMDFSRIEAGKLIIQAAPMSLESVFGQVRELFTPFLQDTKVTLDFTLDPALPCRILGDAFRLQQILNNLVDNACKFTSGGSVSVQAFRLPTVVPGTVRIFFEVSDTGIGIPDDELKSLFDPFIQINDGYVRSRKGVGLGLSICKRLVELMGGSMSVISEAGKGTAFVFSLSFAMDSTLDHPGGVDDRQATNLSGRRILLVEDDQVSAMAQQALLARHGGEVIHVRGGQEALDTLRVHPFDLVVMDVQMQDMDGIEATMRIRRGEAGEMLMNIPVIALTACAMVGDREHFLAAGMNAYVAKPMDIREMLCVAGRILKG, encoded by the coding sequence ATGGATCGTAACGGCGTCGGCGGGAGGCTTAGACTCTATCGCCAGCTACGCAACCTGACTCAGGAAAGTCTTTCCGAGGTCATCGGCGTTACGAAGCAGCATCTGGGTCAGATCGAACGAGGGCAATGCAATCCGTCGCTTGATTTTTTGTCCAAAGCCGCCAGTGCCCTGGACACGCATATCGCAAGCTTTTTCCTTGGAAACGGCAACGATTCGGTCATGTTCAACGCCCATTCGTTTCCTGAAGGCGACGGGGGCGTTAGGCCCTTTTCAACGTGCGGCCTGTGGATGCTCTCCGGCCCCGGCGGGAAAAACATCTGGTCCAAATCCCTGTGCAGAATGCTCGGCCATACGTCCGTGCGGGTTCCCTCTCTGACCCAATTCTGCAAGCATCTTACTACGGATGCGGCCGTCGCATTCCGGGCTTTTTTCGCGCAGGTGCTGGAAGGCGACGTCCCGGACTCCATGATCTTTGCGGTGACCCGCAAGGATGGCGTGCAGCGCAAAGTGCAGGCGGTGGCGGAAATTCTGAACGGCGACGGCCGCGACGACCCTGCGGAAACGGCATACATCATATTCTGGGACATGACGGATTGGCTCGAAACCCGTCGCATATATCATTACACCCAACAGGAACTCAACGACACCATCAGGGACAGGACGGCGGCCCTGTCCAGCGCCGTTTTGACTGCCAGACGGGAACTGGAACTGCGTCAGGATGCGGAACGTGCAGTCCAGCAGGCCCACGGAAATCTGAGCCGACTGGTCCAGACCATACCGGTCATCGTCTATTCCCGAAGTTTCGAAGGATCCACCACATATTACTGTTCTCCCCAGGCTCATGACGTTCTCGGATACAATCCGGGAGAATCGGACACGTCGGGAGGGTTCTGGACCGATCGCATTCATCCGGAAGACGCTGCCCTGTATCAAGCCGCGCTGGAACAGGCTTCACGATCCGGATCTCTCGATGTCGAATATCGCGTCCTGAACGAGGCCGGAAGAGTGATGTGGCTTCACGACAAGGCGGTCATGACGGATGAGGGTGACGGGCTGGTCATGCACGGGGTGGCCACGGACATAACGCAGCAGAAGAACGAGATCGAAACCCGCAAGGCCCTTGAACGCAAGAGCATGCAGCTCGACACGATGCTACGCCTCATCTGCGACAATGTGCCGGACATGATCTGGGCCAAGGATCTGGAAAAAAAGTATATTTTTGCAAACAAGGCTGTTTGTGAGACGCTGCTGGGTGCATGCGATACAAGCGAACCCATCGGCAAGACGGACCTTTTCTTCGCTCAGCGGGAGCGTGCCCGGTATCCAGGCAATCCCGACTGGCACAGTTTCGGCGAAATCTGTCGTGACACGGATCAGATCACCATCGATTCGGCTGGTGCGAAGCAGTTCGATGAATACGGCAACATAGCCGGAAAATTCCTCTTTCTCGACGTGCGTAAGGCCCCGCTCTTCGACGAAAACGGGGCCATGATCGGGACCGTGGGATCGGCCAGGGACGTTACCGTCCAAAAAAGAATGGAAAAAGAGCTGGAGGCGGGCAACATCGCCCTGCGCGCCATCCTCGACAGCATTCCGGCCGACATCTGCGTTTTGGATGTCGACACGGACGAGGTTCTTTTCATGAACGCATCCATGCGGGAGAGTTCTGAAAAATTCGGTTCGAATCCACATGATTGCCAGCAACCGCATGGTAGGTCGGAAGGCTTGCACCCGGACAGGGACGAAGCCGGAGACAAAACGCTTTCCTGGGAGGCCCTCGATCCTCAGACCGGAAAATGGAACCTGTATTTCGACAGGCCCGTGTCCTGGTTTGACGGTCGTCCGGCCCGCATCCGCATTGCCATGGACATCTCCGCGCGCATGCAGGCCCAAACCCTTCTGAAAAAGGCCGCCGAGGAGCAGCAACTCCTGCTTGAGAATATCCAAACGCAGGTCTGGTATCTGACCGACGAGCAAACCTATGGCGCGGTCAACGGGGCGCATGCCGCCTTTGGCGGACTCGCCATGGAAGACATGGCCTACAGGGATATCTACGATATCTACCCCGCCGATGTGGCCGATATCTGCCGACAGGGAAACGAGCGGGTCTTTTTTTCGGGCCGTCCGGTCCGCACCGAGGAGTGGTTCCCGCATTTTTCTGGTGACCGAAGGCTTGTATCCATCCTCAAATCACCCAAACTCCGTTCCGACGGAACGGTGGAATACGTGGTCTGCTCGGCCGAGGACATCACCGAGCGCTGGCGTTCCGAAGAAGCACTCAAGAAAGCCAAAGAGTTGGCCGAGGAGGCCAGCAGGGTCAAGTCCGGCTTTCTGGCCAGCATGAGTCATGAGATCCGCACGCCGATAAACGGGATCATGGGCATGCTTCAGCTTTTGCAGACCACGGAACTCAGCGCGGACCAGGATGCGTTCGTGGACATGGCCGTGAGATCCTGCGACCGGCTGGTTCGCCTGCTCTCGGACATCATGGATTTTTCCCGCATCGAGGCCGGCAAGCTCATCATTCAGGCTGCACCGATGAGCCTTGAGAGCGTCTTTGGCCAAGTTCGCGAACTGTTCACGCCGTTTCTCCAGGACACCAAGGTGACGTTGGATTTCACCCTGGACCCGGCCTTGCCTTGCCGCATTCTCGGGGATGCGTTCCGCTTGCAGCAAATCCTCAATAATCTTGTGGACAACGCCTGCAAGTTCACCTCCGGAGGCAGTGTGTCCGTGCAGGCTTTCAGACTGCCCACCGTCGTTCCGGGTACGGTTCGAATATTTTTCGAAGTATCGGACACAGGCATCGGCATACCCGACGATGAACTCAAGAGCCTCTTCGACCCGTTCATCCAGATCAATGATGGATATGTCCGCAGCCGCAAGGGTGTCGGACTCGGCCTCTCCATCTGCAAGCGCCTGGTGGAACTCATGGGCGGGAGCATGTCCGTGATCAGCGAGGCGGGAAAGGGGACGGCCTTTGTCTTCTCCCTGTCTTTTGCCATGGATTCGACCCTTGATCATCCTGGCGGCGTCGATGACCGGCAAGCCACCAATCTTTCAGGAAGGCGCATTCTGCTGGTGGAAGATGATCAGGTCAGCGCAATGGCCCAGCAGGCCTTGCTCGCTCGTCACGGAGGCGAAGTGATCCATGTTCGTGGTGGTCAGGAAGCTCTGGATACCCTGCGCGTACACCCCTTTGATCTTGTGGTCATGGATGTGCAGATGCAGGACATGGATGGCATCGAGGCCACCATGCGCATCCGCCGGGGAGAGGCCGGGGAGATGCTCATGAATATTCCCGTCATCGCGTTGACGGCTTGCGCCATGGTCGGTGACAGGGAGCATTTTCTGGCCGCCGGCATGAATGCGTATGTGGCCAAACCCATGGACATCCGCGAGATGCTCTGTGTCGCGGGTCGGATACTCAAGGGCTGA
- a CDS encoding contractile injection system protein, VgrG/Pvc8 family — protein sequence MRHPTAGSSWFTFETSAALGFRVYGFSGAREMLRHYGFEIELVPDPGNLDFAALPGRAASLSIQDKSGGIRHMHGVIHRFIQLHSANQRTHYRCLLVPRFHFLNQVKTMDHLLCQDIEAHVNLREEPAYQKVLP from the coding sequence ATGCGGCATCCGACAGCAGGCAGTTCTTGGTTCACCTTCGAGACTTCCGCCGCTCTTGGTTTCAGAGTCTACGGCTTCTCCGGCGCCCGGGAAATGCTTCGTCACTATGGGTTCGAGATCGAGCTCGTCCCCGACCCAGGCAACCTCGATTTCGCCGCACTGCCGGGCCGGGCGGCGAGCCTGTCCATTCAGGACAAAAGCGGCGGCATACGCCATATGCACGGCGTCATCCACCGCTTCATACAACTGCACTCCGCCAACCAGCGCACCCATTACCGCTGCCTGCTCGTGCCTAGGTTCCATTTTCTGAATCAGGTCAAAACCATGGACCATCTTCTCTGCCAGGACATCGAAGCCCACGTGAACCTGCGCGAAGAACCCGCCTACCAGAAGGTGCTGCCATGA